Part of the Catalinimonas alkaloidigena genome is shown below.
TACTCTTGCCATTTCATTGTCTACTTTCAGCGCATCATTCAGCGTTTGTACGGCAACCTCCTTTTCTCCCAGATGATAAAGCGCCTCGGCGGCTGCAATTCTTACAGACACTTCTTCATCATCCACCAAACCTTTCAAATCCGGTACTGCTGGGGAGGCATTCTCTCCGAAAATAGTGCAGGCAGTAGCCGCCCAGTATCGTACAATCGGCTCATTGGAGCTCAGTTGCTTTGTAATGCCTTTCACATCCTTTTCAGTGATCATGTCAATGGTTTTGATGATCTTTTTCAAAGGATAGTCCTTACTTCGGGCAAACTCGTAGAGGGTAGTAGTTTTAGCAATTTCTTCCATCATGGCTTCCGGGGTAAAGCCCACATCCCGAATGTCCAGCATCCAGTCCTGATTGGCTTCTCTCATTCTTTTCAGCACTGAGGCATGCTGAGGATCGTCGGCCAGGTTCTTGACATTATCCGGGTCAGCATCTACATCATACAATTCTTCCAGCGGCTTGGTCTCCCAGAATTTAGACTGCACTTCGTTGAGCTCGCCTGCCTTATAGGCTCTTTCCCAGGATTTCATGGAGGGTGCTCTCCACAGGTATTCAATATACTGGGCATATATTTTATGCGGCATAAAATTACGGACGTAGCGGTACTTTTTATCCCGTACTGACCTCACCATATCAATGCGTTCATCCATTCTACCTCTGAAGCTGTAGGCATACTCTCGAGGTTCATCTTCCTGCTCACCCAGAAATGCCTTACCCTGCATATAATCAGGGATGGGTACGCCTGCCAGGCTAAGGATGGTAGGAGGAAAATCCACAAAGGTCACCAGCCTGTCAGTGCGGCTACCGGCATTAGCGGGAGCCAGATGCTTGTACTTCTCAGGAAAACGGATGATCAGAGGAATATGCAGTCCCGACTCGTACATAAAGCGCTTACTCCTTCCTATCACACCACCGTGGTCACTATAATAAAAAACAATGGTATTGTCAGCCAGTCCTGCTTCTTCTAACTCCTGCAAAACCTGGCCTACCTGCTTATCCATATCTTCCACCTTGTCGTAGTACTGTGCCCAGTCATGTTTCATCTCCGGCGTACGGGGATGGTAAGCAGGGATAGGTACTTGCTCCGGATCATGACGCAAATCAGCCAGTGAGTCATGGATTGAGCTTTCGTGAGAAGTGGTAAAGTTAAATATGGAAAAAAAAGGCTGGCCTTCCTTCCGGTTTTTATATGTCGCCTGATTGCTGGATTCATCCCAGGCTTCCGGTTGATCCTCAGTGTTATAATCTTTTTTTACATTGTTGCTGGTATAATAACCGGCTTCGCGCAGGTACCTGGGATAAAACTGTATCATCTCCGGAATGGGATAAGTACTACGCATATGCTGCGTGCCCATGCTGGTAGGATACACACCAGTGATAAGGGTAGAGCGGGAAGGGGCACAAACCGGCGCCGTAGCAAAGGCATTCTCATACAAAACTCCTTCTTTTGCCAGTTGATCAATATTTGGTGTGGTGGCAAAAGCATCGCCGTAGGCGCCAATGAGCGGACTGTTATCCTCACTAACGATCCATAAAATGTTTGGTCTGTCCTGCTGTTGCCCCTTACCTTCTGTTGCAAAGAGTGTAACAAAAAGAAAAGCCAGCATCACAAAAAAACGGATATTCTTGTTCATAAGCTTAGGTTGTTGAATATTACATATCTTAGTTATTCCAAAATTATTATTGTGTGCTCGCAGACCAGTACTGACTCTCTGTGGTATTGTCTTCTACCCAATCCTTGATGGTATTGATTACCTCAGGATGCTGAGCTGCTATGTTGTTTTCTTCTCCCTCATCTTCCTCCAGATTATACAGTTCCCACTGCTGCCCTACTCCCGGAAGTATGGCTTTCCAGTCTTTCCACCTCACCGCTCGCTGAAAACCTCTTTCATAAAACTCCCAGTATAAGAAGCGGTCAGCAGGTAAAGATTCCTGTCCACTAATCGCAGGCCATACGTTGATCCCATCCACCTCGGAAGGGGTTTGGGTTCCGGCGATGTGAGTAAGTGTGGGTAACACATCCGCAAAATACCAAACCGCACTGCTGTCGGTTCGGGGCTGGAGCTGTCCGGGATAGTGTACGATCATAGGGGTACGGAGGCCTCCTTCGTACATATCGCGCTTTCTGCCTCTGAGATTGCCTGAGCTGTCAAACCTGCCTTCCCAGCGCTGTGCCGCACCATTGTCTGAACAAAAGAATAGGATGGTGTTTTCATCTATCTTCAGATCTCTGAGGGATTGCATGATACGCCCCACGTCCCTGTCCATACGGCTTACCATAGCCGCATAGATGATCTCATTTTCTTCCCAGTCTTTTTCATTGTATGGAGCTGTATCCGGCACTTCATATTCGTCATGAGGAATAGTGTAGGGAATGTAGAGGAAGAAAGAGGTATCTTTATTGGTTTCAATGAAATCTAAAGCAAAGTCGGTGAACAGGTCATGAGAATAAATCTCTTCTTGCCCGCCTTCATTTTCGGGAATGGGATACTTTATCTCATTCTTCCAAAGATAATCGGTGTAATAATTATGAGCACGTCTCTGGTTGAGATAGCCGAACCATTCGTCAAAACCCTGCCGGGTAGGAATACCTGTGGTGCCGGGTTCGCCCAACCCCCATTTTCCGGTCATACCGGTAACGTAGCCCGCATCTTTGAGCAGTTCTGCCACAGTTACATCCTCCTCCAACAAAGGCACTCTTCCCTGCGGATTTTCATCGGATTGTACTAGGGGTGAGCTATTGCCTCTCACCGTGGTATGGCCCATATGCTTGCCGGTCATCAGCACAGAGCGGGAAGGAGCACAAACTGTGTTTCCGGCATACACCTGGGTAAACATTACTCCTTCACGGGCCAGCCGATCTATATTGGGTGTTTGTATCAGTTCCTGTCCATAAGCACCCAGATCCGCATAGCCGAGATCATCGGCCATAATAAATATAATATTAGGTGGTGTGCTGGCGGTTTCTTCACTTTGCTTTTCCTGCTTACAACCTATGGATAGAGCAAGCAGAGTCAGGCAATACAAGCTGAGTGATTTATTCTTATTCCATTTCATATTATTATCATTTACTCCCTGTCCGCCAACTGATCCTCCCCTTTCACCAGATTTGTCTTATGCTCTTCTACAAAAGCATTAATCTCTGCAAGCACTTCAGGATGCTCTTCAGCGATATTGTACTGCTCTGAAGGATCATGGCTCAGGTTATAGAGAATAGGCGTAGCATGCTCTTCTTTTCCTCCAAACTGTCCGTATTCTCCCTGGGTGATGTAATGCGCCTTGTACGCTCCTAAGCGTGCCGCATAGATTTCGGGGCCACGATAATACAAAATTCCTTTTCGTGGGCTGGGCTCACCCTCCAGCAGCGTAGCACTCAGGTCTACCCCATCTATGATGCGATCCTCTGGTATTGGCACACCTGCCATATTACTGAAAGTAGTAAACAAATCCATGGTAGAACCCAGGCCGGTAATTACCGCCGGTTCAATCCTGCCGGGTGACCAGAAGATACAAGGTTCACGCATACCACCTTCCCAGGTAGTGCCTTTCCCGGCCCTGAGCAATCCTGCACTTCCCCCATGCGTTTCAAAAGGTAGCCAGGGGCCGTTGTCAGAGGTAAAGACTACAATGGTATTTTCTGCCAGGCCTTCTTCTTTCAAAGCAGTGATGATTTTACCTACGCCGTCATCAATTTCCTCCAGCACATCTCCGTACAAGCCGCGCTCACTTTTTCCTTTAAAGTCTTTTGAAGCAAAGAGTGGAATATGAGGAAGGTTGTGCGCCAGGTAGACAAAGAAAGGCTCTTCTTTATGCGCTTTGATGAAGGCTACAGCTTCCTCCGAGTATCGCCTGGTAATGGTATTCTGGTCAGCAGGTTGCTCTATGATGGCTGTATCCCGCATGAGGGGCACGTTATAATCTTCATAACGTATTGAATCTTCCGGTAGCGCTCTGTAATTTCCCTTACCTACTTTGTCCATATCATTGGAATAAGGAATGCCAAAATACGTATCAAAACCCTGAGCAGTAGGCAGAAACTGAGGGCGATGTCCCAAGTGCCATTTCCCTATAGCTGCCGTGGCATAGCCAGCCTTTTTGAGCTGCTCAGCTATGGTCACTTCTCCCGGAGGCAATCCATTCAATGAATTGGGGAATAGC
Proteins encoded:
- a CDS encoding sulfatase-like hydrolase/transferase, which translates into the protein MNKNIRFFVMLAFLFVTLFATEGKGQQQDRPNILWIVSEDNSPLIGAYGDAFATTPNIDQLAKEGVLYENAFATAPVCAPSRSTLITGVYPTSMGTQHMRSTYPIPEMIQFYPRYLREAGYYTSNNVKKDYNTEDQPEAWDESSNQATYKNRKEGQPFFSIFNFTTSHESSIHDSLADLRHDPEQVPIPAYHPRTPEMKHDWAQYYDKVEDMDKQVGQVLQELEEAGLADNTIVFYYSDHGGVIGRSKRFMYESGLHIPLIIRFPEKYKHLAPANAGSRTDRLVTFVDFPPTILSLAGVPIPDYMQGKAFLGEQEDEPREYAYSFRGRMDERIDMVRSVRDKKYRYVRNFMPHKIYAQYIEYLWRAPSMKSWERAYKAGELNEVQSKFWETKPLEELYDVDADPDNVKNLADDPQHASVLKRMREANQDWMLDIRDVGFTPEAMMEEIAKTTTLYEFARSKDYPLKKIIKTIDMITEKDVKGITKQLSSNEPIVRYWAATACTIFGENASPAVPDLKGLVDDEEVSVRIAAAEALYHLGEKEVAVQTLNDALKVDNEMARVQAINVLETMEDDAKPTLSAVKALLPDNEDNRNYDVRAARRLVEKLEQ
- a CDS encoding arylsulfatase, with the protein product MKWNKNKSLSLYCLTLLALSIGCKQEKQSEETASTPPNIIFIMADDLGYADLGAYGQELIQTPNIDRLAREGVMFTQVYAGNTVCAPSRSVLMTGKHMGHTTVRGNSSPLVQSDENPQGRVPLLEEDVTVAELLKDAGYVTGMTGKWGLGEPGTTGIPTRQGFDEWFGYLNQRRAHNYYTDYLWKNEIKYPIPENEGGQEEIYSHDLFTDFALDFIETNKDTSFFLYIPYTIPHDEYEVPDTAPYNEKDWEENEIIYAAMVSRMDRDVGRIMQSLRDLKIDENTILFFCSDNGAAQRWEGRFDSSGNLRGRKRDMYEGGLRTPMIVHYPGQLQPRTDSSAVWYFADVLPTLTHIAGTQTPSEVDGINVWPAISGQESLPADRFLYWEFYERGFQRAVRWKDWKAILPGVGQQWELYNLEEDEGEENNIAAQHPEVINTIKDWVEDNTTESQYWSASTQ
- a CDS encoding sulfatase, giving the protein MKQTTSTTFTIHKLLLSVSLFSLLWGCQQNSNSEDTEQTSDERQGPPNFVIIFADDLGYGDLGAYGHPTIRTPNLDQMAAEGQRWTNFYVAASVCTPSRAAILTGRLPVRNGMTSNKSRVLFPNSLNGLPPGEVTIAEQLKKAGYATAAIGKWHLGHRPQFLPTAQGFDTYFGIPYSNDMDKVGKGNYRALPEDSIRYEDYNVPLMRDTAIIEQPADQNTITRRYSEEAVAFIKAHKEEPFFVYLAHNLPHIPLFASKDFKGKSERGLYGDVLEEIDDGVGKIITALKEEGLAENTIVVFTSDNGPWLPFETHGGSAGLLRAGKGTTWEGGMREPCIFWSPGRIEPAVITGLGSTMDLFTTFSNMAGVPIPEDRIIDGVDLSATLLEGEPSPRKGILYYRGPEIYAARLGAYKAHYITQGEYGQFGGKEEHATPILYNLSHDPSEQYNIAEEHPEVLAEINAFVEEHKTNLVKGEDQLADRE